The genomic region TTGAAGCCGCAGGATGTTGATGAACATCCTGCACTGCACCAACTCAATTAACCTAATGTGCAGAAGAGTTTCAAACGTCTGGATCAGATCAAGCGATTGCAGAGGAGTTGAATGGGGAAAGTTTGGACCGTGTTTGCAATGGTAAGTGCCTTTATTAGTAcaactttgaatgtttttttttttaaatctggttTCAAAAAGCGCATGACGTGTACAGGTGGATTTATATTCcattatataaaagaaaaacaacaggCCATGAATCTTTCTAGTTTTCCTACTTTACAATTGTTAtaagtaattattaattattgatttgacttattattttaaagacaacaacagtaggcctattaatGTATTAGGTTTTAAATATGCCAGATGTATTAATTTGCGGTCAGGCTATTTTTAATCTTCTAAAAACTCTCTAAGGTAACCTATTTGATAATTAGGCAAATTCATGACAAGATCTGCAGGtgcaaaatgtattaataatatgtaatacTACTATTAATGGGATACTATTTTGGTTGTGTTGCCTTCAATGATTTGCTAGAAGCATAGGAGGAGGAGATTAATCCTAGAAATCAACAGTGAGACAATTAGACAAGCCTACATTCAAAGAAATGTTGATGAGTGTTTTTCATGATGCACTGAAATAATGTGCAATTAGTGCTGTTCCCACAGTCGACTGATATCTAGATTAGAAGAGTCATAAACTACAGTTCAAGTTCAGCTGCATAATAAGAGGGGAAAAAACTGGTATCATCTTATCCTGACAGTGTACATTGTGTACATGgccacattttattgttttaactggTTTTTCATGACTTAGATAACTGGATGGTATTTAGGGAAAAAAGCAGCTTTTTAACAGGGACAGAGTGGTCAGAAGAGTCAGGAAGGCAGACTGCAAGGTCTCAAGTTAATATAGTGTCGGCTTAACTGGGCTTTCTCTCATAAACACTTCCCATGAATGCAGTCATGCATCATTTCACTTTTCGCTGTGAATCATTTGTTAGAACAAAAAGGAGCCCCAAACCCTGGAAGATGTTACATTTTCGGAGTAATTACAGAACATGTCCATCACCCATTGTGCCTGTTAATCATTTTAGCTGAGCTTGTTACTTATTCCTGCCTGTTTTGCTGTCTATGTCATCTTGCTGTAATCAGAGTCACTGACCGGGCCTCACATCTGCAGAAGGAATTCCATGACCGGTGTTAGTGTGGCGGCAGAGACGTGCAGTTTTGGAGTTTGAGGGAAATTAAAGTGGTGGCAAGGACAGATTCCATGGCTCAGGAAAAGAAGAAAGGAGGGGTCCTTCCTCCGGATGGAGGGTGGGGATGGATGATCGTGGCTGGTTGCTTTGTGGTAACTGTTTGCACAAGAGCTGTTACAAGGTAAGCTTTTTGGAAGGCGTATGCTGTTGTTCATACCTGTATAGAACTAGAACAGTTTTAAGCTAACTGTAGTGATAGGCGGGGGGTTTTCAGCTATAATTAAACCAAAGGTTTTAACATGATGTTCAGTACCAAATATTGTCAAGGTTTGTTTCTCAAATGGGTTTAACCTGTTAAATAGTGCATACTTTTGTTTAGTGCAGTACATGAGGCACAACTATATTTAGTTCATTTCACTCTGAGAATTACCTAGAATGAGTCACTGGTTCACAAAGTGACAAGCGCTATCTGATGTTTCTGAGGCAGTCTTTGAGGTCAGGTTACATTCAACAGACTTGTAAACAACTTTCAGGTCTTCACACATGGATATACTGTAGATAACACAGTGGATTTTCTAGCAGCCTGAAACTCTTGGGTGTTTTTACTTGGTTATGTTAACGTGTTTTTCTGTAATATGAATTATCTCCCTTTAAACTGCTTTTAACAAGCTGTTCTGTTTAGCAGTATTTTGTCTTTTCCCCCTCAGGCAAGAAATGTGCTGAACTGACTACgccatataattatttaatagttcaattaaaatgtttaagtacACGACTGACATGGAAAGGTGTGAAATGTAAGATGAAACTCAAAGAACAGGTCTGCAAATCCACTCATTTTGTAGGTAGGATGAAATTGCAAGCAGGCTGGTGGAAACAAAAGTTTATGTGACCTCTCGCCTCTTAAACAAGGACTCTTTTGTCAGTTTCTTAAGTCCTGTTGAGATAAGTGGTAATTATCAGCTAGCGAGGTACCAGATGATGAAACTTTTTTAGAGCTTAAAGGGCAACCGGTGgtcttcagatttaaaaaaatgcctTTTTAACCTCTTCTTTATCTTATGGATATTCTCTTCTCCTCAACCCATTTGAAAGCTCTTATCATCCATATGTGTTATTCAAGTCCTAAAATAAGATTTTACCCTTTGAGTCTGCaacttggcttttttttttcactgtctgTGGAACAGTCGACTGAAGGACATCTCCTTCTTTGATGGCTGATGGCCAGACACGTCTGTCTCAGTGGCAGAAGATGTGAGAGTTTCTGGCTGTCATACCCACACTGAGCGCTCTGACCCGACTGACCTGCATGGTGATCTAGTTTTGTTTGTTCAGGTGCAGAACAGGCACTGCAGATGCTTGTGCCTCATTACATCGTCTCAGGCACCCACGATCTACACGGATGTTCATTGTTACTGACTGTGAATGGCACTGGACTTTAAAGCATGTTGTTAGTTTGAAGTGTCGTGTCACAATATGGTCTTTTAAAGACCACAAAtgtgtgttgtttgtgttttgtctGATCAGagttgtctttttctcttttccaGATGCATCTCCATATTCTTCGTTGAGTTTCAGATGCACTTTGCAAAAGATTACTCTGGGACGGCATGGATTCATTCATTAGTAGACTGCACAACCATGCTGTGTGGTATGTAATGATCATATTGGACACTAAAGTAATTGTACATTAGTGTATCACAGTCTCTTTTCTTGAATGGTCACACAGTTGGTTTCAGAGTTTTTGACCATCTGAGACAACACCGTTGCATAAGACACTAAAAAAAACCTGCCTTGTGGGAGGCTGAAAACATTTTCTTGAAGTCAGCAACACACAGCGAACATCTTGAGAGGACACGTCAGTGTCGCAAGCTTGACCCAAAAAAACAGGCCTGTTTGCTTTCCTTACACCCAGTGCTATCTGCTTTTGACAGTACAGCAAGCTTAAGAACTACATTGCTGAGGAAAGGCCATCTTTAAGCAGTTGACTAGTAAACAAAAGAAATGCTGTTATTATTTAAACCTTTCCAATATCGTTCAATATGTTCTTTTATTACGAGGCCAATATGTTTGATATGGGCTGTGCAGGAGTCTGTAGAGACACATAGTTGCATATCTTTTAATACTGTATGATGTCATGTAGTTTGAGAGCGGCTCATTAGTAGAATATTCACAATTAATATTAAGATATAATgtgttcaacataaaaaaaatatagccaCTTCTGAGGAAACTGCTGCAAAAAAATAATGGGAGTTGTTGCAACTGTgactatttaattaaattagcattttaaataccTCTTGTAATGAATGTTGTGTAatgtaatattgaaaaaaaaatttttagccATTTAACACAGACAAAACAACTTGACGAAATTATCTTCGCTTATTGGTTGGAAGAATGACACTTGACATtgtttatgtgtatgtaaatctagaaatgtgtttatgttgaAGTTTATGCCCtcttattgattaaaaaaatacaataattacaacacaattaatattgtgaaatacaatTATTCCTACTTTATCTAATTGTTTcctattttttaatacattttccaattttattcctgtgatggcaaagctgaattttcagcagccattatttcagtctttagtgtcacataatccttcagaaatcattctaatatgctggtttggtgctcaagaaacatgtcttatcaattttttaacttttgaaactatataaaagtttttactgtcacttttgattagtttAAGTATCAAGTCTATACAAAATTGGCCCCAAATTTGCTGTATAGTAGTGGACATCAATGGAAATCCATCTTAcagtaaacattatttaaaatatgtgatTTGCACAATATGTTTATTCACATGTTGCATTCGCAGCTCCACTCGGAAGCCTGATTGGGAATCGGTTGTCATGCCGTGTAGCTGTAATACTAGGAGGTTTCCTGGCCTCCATAGGTTTAGTCCTCAGCTCCTTCGCAACCAGTCTGGAATATCTTTACCTTACCCTGGGAGTGTTAACTGGTAAGAGCCCTAAGAATAAAACACTGACCTACAGACCCATATTCTATACTatctatatttctatattcattattctatttgaatatatatatatatttgttgtttttttttagggcTTGGCTTTGCCCTTTGCTACACTCCAGCTATTGCCATGGTCGGTATCTATTTCTGTGAGAGGAAAGCTTTGGCCTATGGCATTGCTATGTCCGGCAGTGGCATCGGGACCTTCATTCTGGCCCCGGTAGTGCAGCTGCTAATTGAACACTACTCATGGCGAGGAGCCCTCCTTATTTTAGGGGGATTTGTGTCTAACCTGTGTGTATGTGGAGCTCTTTTACGGCCTATCATTCTAAAAGAAGAAGAGGCCTGTCCTCTTCCAGTAGACTCAGAGTGCGAGTATGGTGTTAAACCCCCCGGCATTCCTATGGGGAAGGCTATTGATGACAAATTAGAAGTGGACTCTAAACAACGGTGTCTTCAGTCCATGCAGGAATACCACTTTTTGCTCATGCCTGACTTCCTGGTGCTAGCAGGCTCCTTCCTACTGCTGGCCAGTGGGTGCAGCCTGCCGTTTGTGTACCTAGTACCGTACGCGCTGGATGTAGGCATCGGTCATCAGCATGCTGCCTTCCTGATGTCCATACTAGGGGTTATTGACATCGTTGGCAACATCACATTTGGCTGGCTCACTGACAGGAGGTACGTTTTTTTCCCTGTTGAAAAATCCAGCATAttctggttaggtatgttttgaagcacatctgctggttttagctggtttaagctaaaaaccagctcaaaccagcagccgTGCTTCAAAAcacacctaaccagcatatgctgttttttttttcaacagggtggTACTGTGTTAGTATTGCATTACAGTCAAAAACAAAAATTGGTCATTTATTGACTGAGCCACATGTTTGTCTCTTCTGTAActtgatttaattatatatatataaaaaatctaagcacatattttttattaatttttttttttttttaaagctgggtCAATATTTACACTTTTCATATCTTAATACACATGGAGTAAGCTTGGCATCAATTAACATGAATAAACCTATTCGCTGATgagtatattttacatttctgtattgaaataaatttttatattcaAAAGTCAAAAAATAACTCTCTTGATATCACAAATTCATTAAAACTACgaaattaaaaaaatggaagaaaataatgttaatgacaaataaataataaaatgtatagtaattattacaatttgaatacTTACCACTCGTATTTAAGGTGTAAGGAAAAATTTTGGACACATTTAGAATCATtaaatttaaaacctttttttaaatgatgtaaaatgttttctaaaacaacaacatgaagacaGACTACAGTTTAATACCTTAGGACACATGTTTCTTAGGACAATCGTTGTCTTTTTCTTAACTTTTCATTGACCCGGCTGTCAGTTTAGAGTTAAAATTTACAAGAGTGTACATGTCATGGTTTTTTGTTTGATGAATGATTCATAGAggtcaaaaagataaaaaaagaaaagaaaaagctcAGGTTTAAGGAAAACAGACAAAGATTGTTGattgtttgcttttgttaatgcTGACTGACACTTTCTGTATCTCTCCCAGGTGTCTGAAGAAGTACAGGAATATATGCTACATGTTTGCTGTGGGAATGGAGGGACTATGCTGTCTTTTTATCCCCCTCTTACACACATTTGTCTTGCTGGTACCATTCTCTGTGCTCTATGGGTACTTTGATGGTGCCTATGTTGCCCTCATTCCTGTCGTAACATCAGATGTTGTAGGGACAGCATACCTGTCTTCAGCTCTTGGAGTTGTGTACTTTCTCCATGCTGTTCCCTATCTGGTCAGCCCACCAATTGGAGGTAAGAGcctcaaataattattttattttggtcagttcTAAGttccattataataataaacgttattttttgtctctttaagtaatgagtttttattttctgtggtaatcatCAACACGCCCTAGATGCAGTACATAAAAATTATGTTGAAGATTACCTGGAATGTTCTTTAAACATAAAGCATTAACCACAATTTTCACTTTGTAATGACAGGTTCTGTTTAAAAAGTCCAATAAGTGGTTATCTATTAATGTACAAAGACACATTAACCATTCAAACTCTTCCCATTTCACCACATTAAGTTATTTTCTTGGAAGGAtaaaagttacttaaaaaaaaaaaactgtgaagtaatcatgtgattttctttttttttttttgcataggtTGGTTGGTAGACACCACAGGGACTTACAATGCGACATTTTTTCTGAGTGGGTTTGCCCTAATCTCCAGTTCTCTCCTGCTGTTCTCAGTCGCCGTCATTCGCCGTTGTAAGAGAAACCAAACGAACAGTCTGAGCAAAGACCCAAAACTGGTGTCATGTGAAGGCAAACAAGTAGACTATTATacttctgaaaaaaaagactTGATGATAATTATACCAACCACTTCATAGCGTTGGGataacaatttgtatttttttatttgcctaGTTCTTTGTTTAATCAAATTTTGTTACAGAGTCAGTAATAATGTTTAATCGACAGAGGAATTGTTTGTGTATAAAAAtgcttatatgtatttttttgacATTCTGTTCAAAAGAAATTCTCATCTACATTAGAAAACTTTAAAAAACACACATCaagatttttgtatatattttctcCATCTCTCAAATTTCATAGTAACGTCTATGCGCTTTCCTCTATACAATTACAAATGAAAGTCATGATAACTGATTAATAATCTTAGAATTTGATGTCAACATTCTCAACTAAGTGTTTAGTAATAGTTTAAGTAATAGTAAATTACTATAAGCTTATCTAAGTAACTAGCAGTAAACAGTAATCTATAGTTTCAAAgggtttaaaaacagaaaaacaaacttaaaatttgtatagtatagtataaagTGTGGTTTTTATTTGTCAAAGCAATAATCTGTTATTACATTCTTTGTCCTGTGGAACATAAGGAAATACATTGTGAAACACCAAATGCAATTAGTGACATGCAAATCAACCAGCAGGGGCTCAGAAATAATAATTACCATCATACGATTTTGTGAAAGGTAAGTACAGTTAATAGAAAAACACCAAAATACAACTAAAACAGAGGAAAAGCATACGTAAAAAATACATCCAAAAGACATAATATGGGAAATTCAGTTCAGAAAACCTTAATTTCATTAAACAATGAAGGAGATGCTACGTTTTGAACAAAGATATAGCCAcacagatgtttttgaaagagttcAATAGGCCTATACATTCTCTTAAGAGAGCTGATCAGCAGTTTAACCCCAAAGATGCACaatattctgtcattttttaCACATACGGTCTCCTTCTCTAAGCGCgcaattttaaatatatgcaaataatcAGTGCACACTTAAAAAAGGCAGGAGAAATAAATTTGTACAGGAAATCCCATAATACATACAAAGCTTGGGGGTGTTCGGGCAAATTACTAGTTGAAGGATGACGCTCAATCATAGGTGGAGCATGTGTAAGGCTggggcatagacagtaaaagaaatggacactgCGACCcaattggattcaacggagaaaaatgaagtcaattagaagcacgcacttcctgggggtcgggtgtactgcgcagactcaaactgagcttgaagacgtagatgtcacgtgagcaacctgtaagtcttctaatcgctgtgccaagagaaacctgaatcacccaccaaatcttccagagaaggcgagcatgaacaggagcaaattttgattgtattctgattaattatctcccttgactttatgcctccacgtccccccggtagcctcatagacagtaaaagattgcctgcgagcttctcctcctgtccatacagtaatttctccactgtgcgacagagagtcgctggttatgacgcaatcattagcctattttttttttacaaaaactgcttctacaggaccataacgtaagattaGGTAATGGacccttttatacattttcgtgtttctctagaaataatgaatggacaaatggattctttaaatgcctcagatgtaaagttattcgctgtcaaagtgacgccaaaataaatgggagtcaatggaatgctaaccgCAGGTGGGGGtctgctagccaatggcggcgcccaggggtgtttcaataaaatatgaaaccctgcccccctgattGCACCATGAGGAGgtgaggatcgaggagggaggaggcttcatgaggagcgatCATGGgagcgatgagcgaggatacacaggtgtatcctatgcgggaGTCTTTTATCAACTTAACGTGATGCACTTATAAATtgtcctcccccttcacatctgttgtaataatttttatttatattttactttttcacttcaaataaaccatgcatgtcatatatttcaaacagggcatcttgctttattaatatttattatgaatgtcttaattaacaaactttaacgaCATAAGCagaacataagggcagatccctttaatcacagctgatgacactttgaagtaatgCTGAACGgagtgaggataaatcatttcacttgattcaagtcctccatcctcacgtctttcaCATCTCCATCCTCACTAAAGGAAACGAGGATgtacaaataagaattgagaagcacccttaGTCTTCCCCTGGCCAAGGGGACTTGGGGCAAAAATTCCCCTAAACTGGACAAAATCTCCctgcacaaacaaatataatatattacatcTGTTGCTAACAAAGTGAATATGAATAGACAGTGTCGATTGCGGCATTTAATTGAGATTCGCTCATGTTGCACCGTATTTCACTTTAGGCGTTTTTACAATGTTGcgcattttaaccaatcacacaattctgttgagcttaggaatgcagcggccaatcagaagcattcagatgagtcatcgctgaaactcaTCAGTTTTGTTGACTGAATTCCGGACTTTTAAATtatctcatcataaacaacaaagcgcGGATGTATGTACACTGTAAGAAATTCATTTCACAGTGTACAGTATACAGCTTTAGTGATtacaacaacttttttttctttagagtGCTTAAACTCGCGATAGACCAATGTTAGTGATAATGTCACTTTCTAATTTATTCGCTGTTTGAATAGTGGAAAGGAAACGttatgtaattatacatttctgacatttttattgaattgtaATCAGATTAACCACTATGTATCATCTTAGAAAGTATATTATTTACTTAGAAAAAAGCTCACCAAGATTATTGAGGAATTCACCATTCTCATCATTGGCTGAAGTGTCTGCATAACCCTCTGTGTCATTGAATATATTACCcttttcattataaataaatcCCAGTATCTCATTCCCCTTCCAATCATTTGGGTTATACTTGATACGCCCATCAGCAATTTTCTTCAGTTTCCAAGCACTTGTAGTTCCATCCTTGGTATGTGGATCCATTGTCAAACACTTTTTGTAGTGCTCAATTGCGAAATCTTCACACCTTTTGCAGTACTGCTGGAACTGAGCGTACTTTAAATGCACTAACTGCAGATGTTCATTCATCTCAGTAGCTATCTGAAATGTTGTGTCAAACAGTTCCTCAGCCATCTGCAGATCATTTCTCTCTCCATACTGAAGTGCAAGGTCACTCATGGCAATGATAAAGGAAGCTTTCAGGGAAGTGGCCATTTCTAGATGGTAAATGGTTTTATCACGGGCCTCATCTATCTCAGTTTTGCTCcgattttcttgttttaaattgattttcTTGGTCTTGTAGCACATTGCTAACTGATGATGGATGAAGCATGAATTTGGTGATATTTCAGATGCTTTATTAAGCATTTCAATAGCACTGTCTACGGATCTTTGATCCCTGAAGAATATTCCAACATATCTCATGACATGTGGATGATCTGGAGACCCATTCAAGGCAGTCTCAACCAACTTCTCAGACTCATTCTTCAGCATCTTGGAACATAACAATAGTTTAAGCCCAAGAAGAACTCTCAGAACATCATCATCTGGGTTTATATCAATTGCTTGTCTAAGCTGCTTGATTGCAGGTGAATCCACAGTGCAAGATGTACCAGCTTCAGTACGATACAGAGCAATGGCATAACCAGCGTTCCACTCGCTATTTTCCGGATCCAGTTCCACAGCCTTCAGGAAAACTTCTGCGGCTTTGTCATAATATTTGCGAGAGAATTTAAGATAGGCCCATCCCTTCTCACCAAGCACCTCTGGAACAGATGAAGACTCAGTTGGAAATGTTTCATTTATCTTCTGAAGCTTCATCAGATAACTTTCACTCTCTGTGTAGTTCTTCATATGGTAGTTTATCCAGGCCTACTCTGAGCAGAATGTCATCAACTTAACACTTCCACTGTTTAAACTGCAAGTcaacatttttttcaaaatgtttcaaaatgtttttcaaactCCATTTGGTTCATTTAGTTcttataaaatgacaaatatttagatttagccTACATTTAGAAACAAATCAGCACTCACCTCATCTCGGACATCTCTTTTCTTTTATCCTACCTTGTGGGAAATAATACGCAAAGTGATGTGTTACAAGCTTAGTAGATCCAGCGAAGTACAGTACTTTCAGTTTTTGTTCCTCGAAAGTCGTGACTTTCATAGGTTGGCTGGTAGACACCACAGGGACTTACATCGGCATTGTTTTTAATTGGGTTTGCCCAGGTCTCGAGTTCTCTCCTGCTGTTCTCAGTCATTCTCAGTTGTCAGAAATACCAAACGAACAGTCTGATCAGTCTGAGCTATTTTTAATTTgctcagtatttattttattattatttttttttaatcaaaattgaacattaataatgtttaattgacagagaaattattttatttactttgtttaGGAGTAGAAAAAAAACTTGTTCTCTCAAAGATTTCTCAAATTTCATAGTAATGTGTAAGCAGTCAAGTTTTCttttatataattacaaatgCAGGCATAACTGGAGCTCCAGTTGTAGTATGATATTTAAGTCAGTAGAGGGCAGTGCTGATCCCTATATATCTGGAAAGTCTGAACGGTTTAATTGTATAATATAAGATATAAAGGGCAAATGTCATGGCCTGACATTTTTAATAagctatttattttgttattatcatGAGTTTGCTACAACTAGGTGGAGAGGAGTAATGAAGTCAATTAGTACATATGGGGATGGTAAGGAGGCCATGATGATCAGAGGTCAATGGGCAAATTTGGAtaccgaggtcacacctctagtCTTTTTGAAtaacatcctgggatttttaatgaccacagagggtcaggacctcggtttaatgcCTCATCCGAAGGACAGTGCTTTTTGACAGTCGCCACCACTATAGGGCTTGGGCATCGTGACGTCATTACTTGCCGTTgccgccatgttgatggcctcctttactgctactcggactactgcgcagtgtttaaATGTACTCCCTCTCagccgtgtgtcttaatttgattaattaaaattctatttcaaccatggtaaatCGCTGCTGTACTGTGGGGTGTAATAACGCAACACATAATCGCcatggggggaaaaaaaggagaatggattaactttccaccgcttgcctgcttggaggcgcgaccacggagaccataacatctgaatattaatttatattgcttaagtcaacattgaaaaAAGGGAAATTACTCtggttactcatccaaaatacgggaaaattttaacattcatctttctgttgctatccctctgctgacagcaaaaattcgtacaacaaaactgctgcattaactaagcgagttgtgaagctaggtctaacGTGACTTTGCTTACAGACTGGCATGAAATCGTTCTCTCAAAACTAACAcgctatcttaaaaagcccaacatcacgctaaggttgctttcaagtaagcaaaacgatgccttgaaaacatctgtttcgctggaagggcaaggaTAGCAACAGGACAACAGCACAGAGACTGACAGGTCCGATGGAAGGGCTAACAGTATTTTTTACAGaattaggcaatcaggtagcgaCTTGAACAAGGGGGGGTAATAATTCggcagggggtcaaaattgggcacaacaccggctTTATAGtctgcagctcctgaacccatccatttcTGAACTGCACATGAGTCCTTcactagccgcgtttccact from Carassius carassius chromosome 40, fCarCar2.1, whole genome shotgun sequence harbors:
- the slc16a12b gene encoding monocarboxylate transporter 12-B; protein product: MAQEKKKGGVLPPDGGWGWMIVAGCFVVTVCTRAVTRCISIFFVEFQMHFAKDYSGTAWIHSLVDCTTMLCAPLGSLIGNRLSCRVAVILGGFLASIGLVLSSFATSLEYLYLTLGVLTGLGFALCYTPAIAMVGIYFCERKALAYGIAMSGSGIGTFILAPVVQLLIEHYSWRGALLILGGFVSNLCVCGALLRPIILKEEEACPLPVDSECEYGVKPPGIPMGKAIDDKLEVDSKQRCLQSMQEYHFLLMPDFLVLAGSFLLLASGCSLPFVYLVPYALDVGIGHQHAAFLMSILGVIDIVGNITFGWLTDRRCLKKYRNICYMFAVGMEGLCCLFIPLLHTFVLLVPFSVLYGYFDGAYVALIPVVTSDVVGTAYLSSALGVVYFLHAVPYLVSPPIGGWLVDTTGTYNATFFLSGFALISSSLLLFSVAVIRRCKRNQTNSLSKDPKLVSCEGKQVDYYTSEKKDLMIIIPTTS
- the LOC132121870 gene encoding interferon-induced protein with tetratricopeptide repeats 5-like, which codes for MKNYTESESYLMKLQKINETFPTESSSVPEVLGEKGWAYLKFSRKYYDKAAEVFLKAVELDPENSEWNAGYAIALYRTEAGTSCTVDSPAIKQLRQAIDINPDDDVLRVLLGLKLLLCSKMLKNESEKLVETALNGSPDHPHVMRYVGIFFRDQRSVDSAIEMLNKASEISPNSCFIHHQLAMCYKTKKINLKQENRSKTEIDEARDKTIYHLEMATSLKASFIIAMSDLALQYGERNDLQMAEELFDTTFQIATEMNEHLQLVHLKYAQFQQYCKRCEDFAIEHYKKCLTMDPHTKDGTTSAWKLKKIADGRIKYNPNDWKGNEILGFIYNEKGNIFNDTEGYADTSANDENGEFLNNLGELFSK